The proteins below are encoded in one region of Methanoculleus taiwanensis:
- a CDS encoding HEAT repeat domain-containing protein: MTGDTRNLIAVLRDGTSADRMAAASTLARMGSPVIEDLASALVDSNPRLRMWAAYTLGLIGDPATVGLLAAAAADDDPGVRKWALAALEAIEDCAAGSSCESGCCR, from the coding sequence ATGACGGGAGATACCCGGAACCTGATCGCAGTTCTGCGAGACGGGACGAGCGCCGACCGGATGGCCGCGGCATCGACCCTTGCGCGTATGGGAAGTCCGGTGATCGAAGACCTGGCTTCGGCACTCGTCGACAGCAACCCCCGCCTTCGGATGTGGGCGGCATATACGCTCGGACTGATCGGCGATCCGGCCACCGTCGGCCTGCTCGCCGCCGCCGCGGCCGATGACGATCCCGGAGTTCGGAAGTGGGCGCTCGCGGCGCTCGAGGCGATAGAAGACTGTGCAGCAGGCAGTTCCTGTGAAAGCGGCTGCTGCCGGTAA
- a CDS encoding DUF3821 domain-containing protein produces the protein MSADIIHRIPAALPRGGAVLTVLLLCTLALSLCITPAGARSPTINDIQPYDTIFVYEEDLDLTALRNQTTDNPITALRKYQDDNPARSLVNDIDVPDDTDFTLLPIEVGDEYGVYYAFNPTDGVTRQILIREPMVFLDVVLANPYHTESVSGLTISENTPLAFKIISPDVGAFYHAGTTYPATVDLVITSPGGAESTIIGGRDMSGINLTASQVYTDDPGQPGAFSLSQLEQGTYSVQARWSEPQSFADSAEDSEPVTFTVGNRVGVNTGTPTPAPTTVPATGTPTPVPTVTTPATTAPTTPATTATTAAPATTEPTPTATPVSLATVIGALGAALAFAAVRRR, from the coding sequence ATGTCTGCAGATATCATACACAGGATCCCGGCCGCCCTGCCGCGGGGGGGAGCGGTGCTGACCGTGCTTCTTCTCTGCACGCTCGCGCTCTCCCTCTGTATTACCCCGGCAGGGGCCAGGAGTCCGACCATCAACGATATCCAGCCTTACGACACGATCTTCGTCTACGAAGAAGACCTCGATCTTACGGCGCTCCGGAACCAGACGACCGACAACCCGATCACGGCGCTCCGGAAGTACCAGGATGACAACCCCGCCCGGTCGCTCGTCAACGACATCGATGTTCCCGACGATACGGACTTCACCCTCCTCCCCATCGAGGTCGGTGACGAGTACGGCGTTTACTACGCCTTCAACCCGACAGACGGGGTCACCCGGCAGATCCTGATCAGGGAACCGATGGTCTTCCTCGACGTCGTGCTGGCAAACCCGTACCACACGGAGTCGGTGAGCGGCCTTACCATCTCCGAGAATACGCCGCTCGCGTTCAAGATCATCTCGCCCGACGTCGGGGCGTTCTACCACGCCGGCACCACCTATCCGGCGACGGTCGATCTCGTGATAACCTCGCCGGGCGGCGCAGAGAGCACCATCATCGGCGGTCGGGACATGAGCGGCATCAACCTGACCGCCTCGCAGGTCTACACCGACGATCCGGGACAACCGGGGGCGTTTTCCCTCTCCCAGCTCGAACAGGGAACCTACTCGGTGCAGGCACGCTGGAGCGAGCCGCAGTCCTTCGCCGATTCGGCAGAGGACTCCGAGCCGGTGACCTTCACCGTCGGGAACCGTGTCGGCGTCAATACAGGAACACCGACACCTGCCCCGACGACGGTGCCGGCGACCGGGACACCGACACCCGTCCCGACCGTGACGACACCGGCCACCACCGCCCCGACGACGCCCGCAACCACGGCGACGACCGCCGCACCGGCGACGACGGAACCGACACCGACAGCAACCCCGGTCTCGCTCGCCACCGTGATCGGTGCACTCGGGGCTGCTCTCGCGTTCGCCGCCGTCAGGCGACGGTAA
- a CDS encoding STAS domain-containing protein, producing MDVEVREQDGAAIVTVEGRIDAASAEGLDEALTGVIGRGTKKVLINLEKAVYMSSSGLRVLLAKFKGLKREEGEMALCAPNADVYKVFTLAGVHEVFPIYMSMDEVFVETSPGRGRTIRFDEAD from the coding sequence ATGGATGTAGAGGTTCGCGAGCAGGATGGTGCTGCGATCGTTACGGTCGAAGGAAGGATCGACGCTGCATCGGCCGAAGGGCTTGACGAAGCGCTGACCGGTGTCATCGGTCGGGGAACGAAGAAGGTGTTGATCAACCTTGAAAAGGCGGTCTATATGAGCAGCAGCGGTCTACGGGTACTGCTGGCCAAGTTCAAGGGACTCAAACGCGAAGAGGGTGAGATGGCTCTTTGTGCGCCGAACGCCGACGTTTACAAGGTTTTCACGCTTGCCGGAGTTCATGAGGTCTTTCCGATCTACATGAGTATGGACGAGGTCTTCGTCGAGACTTCGCCCGGCAGGGGAAGGACGATCCGTTTCGACGAGGCCGACTGA
- a CDS encoding putative hemolysin encodes MTDRTTLSLIAGLLVAGAVLACGCLGQDAANQEQEIVAKNGTITYVDLEGGFYGIVAEDGTRYLPLNLSEEYRVDGMNVTFTGSVREDTVTIQQWGTPIEIAAIEQTDGGEIVTGNGTVTYVDLEGGFYGIVADDGRQYLPANLSEEFAVDGKRVSFTAAVQQDVVTIQMWGTPVEILSIEETSAIAPAEPAGGMVGLANPAAVYCLEQGYAYEIRKKPDGSEYGVCILENGTEVDAWELYYRNH; translated from the coding sequence ATGACAGATCGAACTACCCTCTCCCTGATCGCAGGACTGCTGGTCGCCGGTGCCGTACTGGCGTGCGGCTGCCTCGGCCAGGATGCAGCAAACCAGGAGCAGGAGATCGTCGCGAAGAACGGAACGATAACCTACGTCGATCTCGAAGGCGGATTCTACGGCATCGTCGCCGAAGACGGAACTCGGTACCTCCCCCTGAACCTCTCCGAAGAGTACAGGGTCGACGGCATGAACGTCACCTTCACAGGCAGCGTCCGTGAGGATACCGTCACTATCCAGCAGTGGGGAACGCCGATCGAGATCGCCGCCATCGAACAGACAGACGGAGGTGAGATCGTCACCGGAAACGGCACGGTCACCTACGTCGACCTTGAAGGAGGATTTTATGGTATTGTCGCGGATGACGGCAGGCAGTACCTTCCGGCTAACCTTTCGGAGGAGTTTGCCGTCGACGGAAAGCGGGTCTCCTTCACCGCGGCGGTGCAACAGGACGTCGTGACCATCCAGATGTGGGGAACCCCGGTCGAGATCCTCTCGATCGAGGAGACGAGCGCCATCGCCCCGGCGGAGCCGGCCGGAGGGATGGTAGGCCTAGCAAACCCCGCCGCGGTCTACTGCCTGGAACAGGGCTATGCCTACGAGATCCGGAAGAAACCCGACGGCAGCGAGTACGGTGTCTGCATCCTTGAAAACGGCACCGAAGTGGACGCCTGGGAACTCTACTACCGGAACCACTGA